A genomic window from Pyxidicoccus trucidator includes:
- a CDS encoding Gldg family protein — MSTRPVGSGLPVTLVFVAGLLAVFIGERILGAGTGRTVLSALGVALAVGAAAWRFTRMRSAAADRRAVEGWVLGLYGLGLVALLLYFVQSDAGAALFGGALSQKAPRLAVVLAALFPALLLCTLLPLALVEVAAAAMFRAPVMETGRVRSALYSGLGVAFVVIFAFASMFVATQADATWDLSYFRTAKPGDSTRKVIRGLNEPLQVTLFFPPANEVGEAVAQYFRDLSAESPQLLNVERLDQAVEPSRAKALGVHNNGTVVLSRGDRKEPLAVGLEIDRARGQLQRLDQEVQRRLLAVARPRRVVYFTAGHGERAESRPVPGEMARPSVAQLKELLRAQNVDVRPLGVSEGLGSEVPKDAAVVAVVGPTREFLPEELTALNEYANRGGRLWLALEPDGPDFHQVLEPLGLKYLKTPLANDQVFFRTSRQQSDRGNLGTASFSSHPSVTALSALAGQAPVAFPGAGAMDQIQPLPNGVLHDISVRAHGATFADANGNFTQDAGEMRRTWPLVVAVERPSPAGKETTRVVVMADADGLSDQLLGNLGNAYLAVDTLRWLTGEEALSGTVSTEEDVPIQHTREQDVAWFYATVFLGPALVLAVGFVKTRRRGRRAPRAAVAAGGER, encoded by the coding sequence ATGAGCACGCGTCCTGTTGGCAGCGGTCTGCCCGTGACGCTGGTGTTCGTCGCGGGCCTGCTCGCGGTGTTCATCGGCGAGCGGATTCTCGGTGCGGGCACCGGCCGCACCGTCCTCTCCGCGCTCGGCGTCGCGCTGGCGGTGGGCGCGGCGGCCTGGCGCTTCACCCGCATGCGCTCGGCCGCGGCGGACCGGCGCGCGGTGGAGGGCTGGGTGCTGGGGCTGTACGGCCTGGGGCTGGTGGCGCTGCTGCTCTACTTCGTCCAGTCGGACGCGGGAGCGGCCCTCTTCGGCGGGGCGCTGTCGCAGAAGGCTCCCCGGTTGGCGGTGGTGCTGGCGGCGCTCTTCCCGGCGCTGCTGCTGTGCACGCTCCTGCCGCTGGCGCTGGTGGAGGTGGCCGCCGCGGCGATGTTCCGTGCTCCGGTGATGGAGACGGGGCGCGTGCGCAGCGCGCTCTACTCCGGGTTGGGGGTGGCCTTCGTCGTCATCTTCGCCTTCGCGTCCATGTTCGTGGCCACGCAGGCGGACGCGACGTGGGATTTGTCCTACTTCCGCACCGCGAAGCCGGGCGACTCCACGCGCAAGGTGATTCGCGGCCTCAACGAGCCGCTGCAGGTGACGCTCTTCTTCCCGCCCGCGAACGAGGTGGGGGAGGCGGTGGCGCAGTACTTCCGTGACTTGTCGGCGGAGAGCCCGCAGCTGCTCAACGTGGAGCGGCTGGACCAGGCGGTGGAGCCTTCCCGGGCGAAGGCGCTGGGTGTCCACAACAACGGCACCGTCGTGCTCTCGCGCGGTGACCGGAAGGAGCCGCTCGCGGTGGGGCTCGAAATCGACCGGGCTCGCGGCCAGCTGCAGCGGCTGGACCAGGAGGTGCAACGCCGGCTGCTGGCGGTGGCCCGGCCCCGTCGGGTGGTCTACTTCACCGCGGGCCATGGCGAGCGCGCCGAGTCTCGGCCGGTGCCGGGCGAGATGGCCCGTCCGTCCGTGGCGCAGCTCAAGGAGTTGCTGCGCGCGCAGAACGTGGACGTGCGTCCGCTGGGCGTGTCCGAGGGCCTGGGCTCCGAGGTGCCGAAGGACGCCGCCGTGGTGGCGGTGGTGGGCCCCACGCGCGAGTTCCTCCCCGAGGAACTGACCGCCCTGAACGAGTATGCGAACCGGGGCGGTCGCCTGTGGCTGGCGCTGGAGCCGGACGGGCCGGACTTCCACCAGGTGCTGGAGCCCCTGGGCCTGAAGTATCTCAAGACGCCGCTGGCCAATGACCAGGTGTTCTTCCGCACCTCGCGGCAGCAGAGCGACCGGGGCAACCTGGGCACGGCGAGCTTCTCCTCGCACCCGTCCGTCACCGCGCTGTCGGCGCTGGCGGGGCAGGCCCCGGTGGCCTTCCCCGGCGCGGGCGCCATGGACCAGATTCAGCCGTTGCCCAACGGCGTCCTGCACGACATCTCCGTGCGCGCGCACGGCGCCACCTTCGCGGACGCGAATGGCAACTTCACCCAGGACGCGGGGGAGATGCGGCGCACGTGGCCGCTGGTGGTGGCGGTGGAGAGGCCCTCTCCGGCCGGCAAGGAGACGACGCGCGTCGTCGTCATGGCGGACGCGGACGGGCTGAGCGACCAGCTGCTGGGCAACCTCGGCAACGCGTACCTCGCGGTGGACACGCTGCGGTGGCTCACCGGCGAGGAGGCGCTGTCCGGCACGGTGTCCACCGAGGAGGACGTGCCGATTCAACACACGCGTGAGCAGGACGTGGCCTGGTTCTACGCCACCGTCTTCCTGGGGCCGGCACTGGTGCTGGCGGTGGGCTTCGTGAAGACGCGGCGGCGGGGCCGGCGCGCTCCACGGGCCGCGGTGGCGGCGGGAGGTGAGCGATGA
- a CDS encoding ABC transporter ATP-binding protein has product MIQVEGLTKYYGEHAAIRELAFTIGQGEVIGFLGLNGAGKSTTLKILGCVLLPTSGRVVIDGHDVVNNPHEVRQRIGYLPDVPPLYEEMTVGEYLAYVAQLRGVTSRDTPSRVGEAEEKTGLREVDGELISTLSHGFRQRVGVAQALVHKPALLILDEPTSGLDPRQIVEMRDVIRGLKGTHTVLVSSHILPEISQTCDRLLIIHKGALVAQGTEEELGTKMGGGGSIELEVRGDRARAVEVLQGFGAVEVGRVADGVVALTVRASPDMRPRVAQAVVGAGLELLRLDQGAGQLESIFLRLTHGQEVRA; this is encoded by the coding sequence ATGATCCAGGTCGAAGGGCTGACCAAGTACTACGGTGAGCATGCGGCCATCCGCGAGCTGGCCTTCACCATTGGCCAGGGCGAGGTCATCGGCTTTCTGGGCCTGAATGGCGCGGGTAAGTCGACCACGCTCAAAATCCTGGGCTGCGTGCTGTTGCCGACCTCCGGGCGCGTCGTCATCGACGGCCATGACGTGGTGAACAACCCCCACGAGGTCCGGCAACGCATCGGCTACCTGCCAGACGTCCCGCCGCTCTACGAGGAGATGACGGTGGGCGAGTATCTCGCCTACGTCGCCCAGCTGCGCGGCGTGACGTCGAGGGACACCCCGTCCCGCGTGGGCGAGGCGGAGGAGAAGACGGGGCTGCGCGAGGTGGACGGCGAGCTCATCTCCACGCTCAGCCATGGCTTCCGCCAGCGCGTGGGCGTGGCGCAGGCGCTGGTGCACAAGCCGGCGCTGCTCATCCTCGACGAGCCCACCAGCGGCCTGGACCCCCGGCAGATTGTCGAGATGCGCGACGTCATCCGGGGCCTCAAGGGCACGCACACGGTGCTCGTCTCCAGCCACATCCTCCCGGAGATTTCGCAGACCTGCGACCGGCTCCTCATCATCCACAAGGGGGCGCTGGTGGCGCAGGGCACGGAGGAGGAGCTGGGGACGAAGATGGGCGGCGGTGGCTCCATCGAGCTGGAGGTCCGTGGCGATAGGGCGCGCGCGGTGGAGGTGCTCCAGGGCTTCGGCGCGGTAGAGGTGGGTCGGGTGGCGGACGGAGTGGTGGCGCTGACGGTGCGGGCCTCGCCAGACATGCGGCCCCGGGTGGCGCAGGCGGTGGTGGGCGCGGGCCTGGAGCTGCTGCGGCTGGACCAGGGCGCGGGCCAGCTGGAGTCCATCTTCCTGCGGCTGACGCACGGCCAGGAGGTGCGAGCGTGA
- a CDS encoding ABC transporter permease → MKALLIARRELAAYLRTLSGYVVIAIILGLNGLFFNAYALGGASKRSAEVLSQFFYYSSGFTIVASVFISMRLLAEERQTGTLPLLYSSPLRDRDIVLGKYLAGLAFLALYVLCTLYMPLLVLVNGKVSFGHVAAGYLGLLLLGSASLAVGTFGSALARNQLLAAITSAVLLVALILCWLLARITEQPLSSVFSAMSLWNQHFPPFQSGLVHVRDVVYYLVVTYVALFSATRVLEARRWR, encoded by the coding sequence GTGAAGGCGCTACTGATTGCCCGCCGCGAGCTCGCCGCCTACCTGCGCACGCTCAGCGGCTATGTCGTCATCGCTATCATCCTCGGGTTGAACGGACTGTTCTTCAACGCGTACGCCCTGGGCGGCGCGAGCAAGCGCTCCGCCGAGGTGCTGTCGCAGTTCTTCTACTATTCGAGCGGCTTCACCATCGTCGCCTCGGTGTTCATCTCCATGCGGCTGCTGGCCGAGGAGCGGCAGACGGGCACGCTGCCCCTGCTGTACTCGTCGCCGCTGCGGGACAGGGACATCGTCCTGGGCAAGTACCTGGCGGGCCTGGCCTTCCTCGCGCTGTATGTGCTGTGCACGCTGTACATGCCGCTGCTGGTGCTGGTGAACGGCAAGGTGTCGTTCGGCCACGTGGCCGCCGGGTACCTGGGCCTGCTCCTGCTGGGCAGTGCGTCGCTGGCGGTGGGCACGTTCGGCTCGGCGCTGGCGCGCAACCAGTTGCTCGCGGCGATTACCTCCGCGGTGCTGCTGGTGGCCCTCATCCTCTGCTGGCTGCTGGCGCGCATCACCGAGCAGCCCCTGTCGAGCGTCTTCAGCGCGATGTCGCTGTGGAACCAGCACTTCCCGCCGTTCCAGTCGGGGCTCGTCCACGTGCGCGACGTCGTCTACTACCTCGTGGTCACCTACGTGGCGCTGTTCTCGGCCACCCGGGTGCTCGAGGCCCGGAGGTGGCGATGA